The Anolis carolinensis isolate JA03-04 chromosome 1, rAnoCar3.1.pri, whole genome shotgun sequence genome window below encodes:
- the ndufs1 gene encoding NADH-ubiquinone oxidoreductase 75 kDa subunit, mitochondrial isoform X1, with protein MLRLPAVRKALAGATYSAQGCVRTTATAASNLIEVFVDGQPVLVPPGTTVLQACEKVGMQIPRFCYHDRLSVAGNCRMCLVEIEKAPKPVAACAMPVMKGWNILTNSEKSRKAREGVMEFLLANHPLDCPICDQGGECDLQDQSMMFGSDRSRFLETKRAVEDKNLGPLVKTIMTRCIQCTRCIRFASEIAGVDDLGTTGRGNEMQVGTYIEKMFMSELSGNIIDICPVGALTSKPYAFTARPWETRQTESIDVLDAVGSNIVVTTRTGEVMRILPRLHEEINEEWISDKTRFAYDGLKRQRLIQPMIKNEEGLFTYSSWEDALSRVAGVFQGSQGNDIAAIAGGLVDAEALVSLKDLLNRVNSDNLCTEEVFPTAGAGTDLRSNYLLNTKIAGVEEADVLLLVGTNPRFEAPLFNAKIRKSWLHNELQVALVGTQVDLTYTYDHLGDSPQILLDIASGKHPFSKVLNQAKKPMVVVGSAALQRNDGAALHAAISAIAQNARTQSGVGADWKVMNILHRVASQVAALDLGYKPGVDAIRKNPPKVLYLLGADAGCITRQDLPKNCFIIYQGHHGDIGAPMADVILPGAAYTEKAATYVNTEGRAQQTRVAVTAPGMAREDWRIIRAISELAGMTLPYDNLDEIRNRLEEVSPNLVRYDDVEEANYFNQANELSKAVNQKLLADPLVPPQITVKDFYMTDPISRASQTMAKCVKAVTEGAKAIEEPSIC; from the exons ATGTTACGCCTTCCTGCTGTTCGCAAGGCCTTGGCAGGTGCCACTTACTCTGCTCAGGGATGTG TGCGCACAACAGCTACTGCAGCCAGCAACCTGATAGAGGTTTTTGTTGATGGACAACCTGTGTTGGTACCACCAGGTACCACAGTACTTCAG gCTTGTGAAAAAGTTGGGATGCAGATCCCCCGTTTTTGCTACCATGACCGATTGTCAGTGGCCGGAAACTGCAGAATGTGTCTTGTGGAGATAGAGAAGGCCCCCAAG CCAGTAGCTGCTTGTGCCATGCCAGTGATGAAGGGTTGGAACATTCTGACAAATTCTGAGAAGTCCAGGAAAGCAAG AGAAGGTGTAATGGAGTTCTTATTGGCAAACCATCCGTTGGATTGCCCCATCTGTGATCAGGGAGGGGAATGTGACCTTCAG GACCAGTCAATGATGTTTGGCAGTGATAGGAGCAGATTCCTGGAAACCAAACGTGCGGTTGAAGACAAGAATCTTGGCCCACTAGTGAAAACGATTATGACCCGGTGTATACAGTGCACCCGGTGCATCAG GTTTGCAAGTGAGATTGCAGGGGTTGATGATCTAGGAACCACAGGCAGAGGAAATGAGATGCAAGTTGGCACTTACATTGAAAAAATGTTCATGTCTGAATTATCAGGAAATATAATTGACATTTGTCCAGTCGGTGCCCTTACCTCCAAGCCGTATGCCTTTACTGCTCGACCTTGGGAGACAAGGCAA ACTGAATCAATTGATGTTCTTGATGCTGTAGGGAGCAACATTGTGGTGACTACTCGAACTGGAGAAGTGATGAGGATTTTGCCGAGACTGCATGAAGAGATCAATGAAGAATGGATATCTGATAAGACAAG ATTTGCTTATGATGGCCTGAAACGACAGCGTCTCATTCAGCCAATGATAAAAAATGAAGAAGGACTATTCACTTATTCCTCTTGGGAAGATGCTTTGAGCCGCGTGGCAGGAGTG TTTCAAGGCAGCCAAGGGAATGATATAGCTGCAATTGCAGGAGGCCTGGTGGATGCAGAAGCACTGGTGTCTCTCAAAGACTTGCTGAATAGAGTTAACTCTGATAACTTGTGCACAGAAGAGGTTTTCCCTACTGCTGGAGCTGG aaCAGACCTGCGATCTAACTACCTGCTTAATACCAAGATTGCAGGAGTAGAAGAGGCTGATGTCCTACTTCTAGTTGGAACCAATCCACGCTTTGAGGCACCTTTATTCAATGCTAAAATCCGAAAGAG CTGGCTGCACAATGAGCTCCAAGTGGCCCTTGTGGGCACTCAGGTTGACCTGACATACACGTACGATCACCTAGGAGACTCCCCACAGATACTCCTGGACATTGCTTCTGGAAAACATCCTTTTAGCAAG GTTTTGAACCAAGCTAAAAAACCAATGGTAGTGGTTGGCAGTGCAGCACTTCAGCGTAATGATGGTGCTGCTCTTCATGCAGCCATTTCCGCCATTGCCCAAAATGCCAGGACACAAAGTGGAGTTGGCGCTGATTGGAAAGTCATGAACATTCTTCACAG AGTTGCAAGCCAAGTAGCTGCTCTTGATCTAGGTTACAAACCAGGAGTAGATGCAATCCGGAAGAATCCTCCCAAAGTGCTCTATCTCTTAGGGGCAGATGCAGGTTGTATCACTCGTCAGGACTTACCCAAGAATTGCTTCATCATTTATCAAG GGCATCATGGTGACATAGGAGCTCCTATGGCTGATGTTATTCTTCCAGGAGCGGCTTATACAGAGAAAGCAGCAACCTATGTGAACACTGAAGGTAGAGCTCAGCAAACCAGAGTAGCAGTAACAGCTCCTGGGATGGCAAGAGAAGACTGGAGGATTATTAGAGCAATCTCTGAG CTGGCTGGTATGACTCTTCCTTATGATAACTTGGATGAAATAAGGAACAGATTAGAAGAAGTGTCTCCAAATTTAGTTAGATACGATGATGTGGAGGAAGCTAATTACTTTAACCAAGCAAATGAGCTGTCCAAG GCAGTGAATCAGAAATTGCTTGCTGATCCGCTTGTTCCACCCCAGATCACAGTTAAAGACTTCTATATGACAG atCCTATTAGCAGAGCATCACAAACAATGGCTAAATGTGTGAAAGCTGTCACAGAGGGTGCCAAAGCGATTGAAGAACCCTCCATCTGCTAA
- the ndufs1 gene encoding NADH-ubiquinone oxidoreductase 75 kDa subunit, mitochondrial isoform X2 → MLRLPAVRKALAGATYSAQGCVRTTATAASNLIEVFVDGQPVLVPPGTTVLQACEKVGMQIPRFCYHDRLSVAGNCRMCLVEIEKAPKPVAACAMPVMKGWNILTNSEKSRKAREGVMEFLLANHPLDCPICDQGGECDLQDQSMMFGSDRSRFLETKRAVEDKNLGPLVKTIMTRCIQCTRCIRFASEIAGVDDLGTTGRGNEMQVGTYIEKMFMSELSGNIIDICPVGALTSKPYAFTARPWETRKTESIDVLDAVGSNIVVTTRTGEVMRILPRLHEEINEEWISDKTRFAYDGLKRQRLIQPMIKNEEGLFTYSSWEDALSRVAGVFQGSQGNDIAAIAGGLVDAEALVSLKDLLNRVNSDNLCTEEVFPTAGAGTDLRSNYLLNTKIAGVEEADVLLLVGTNPRFEAPLFNAKIRKSWLHNELQVALVGTQVDLTYTYDHLGDSPQILLDIASGKHPFSKVLNQAKKPMVVVGSAALQRNDGAALHAAISAIAQNARTQSGVGADWKVMNILHRVASQVAALDLGYKPGVDAIRKNPPKVLYLLGADAGCITRQDLPKNCFIIYQGHHGDIGAPMADVILPGAAYTEKAATYVNTEGRAQQTRVAVTAPGMAREDWRIIRAISELAGMTLPYDNLDEIRNRLEEVSPNLVRYDDVEEANYFNQANELSKAVNQKLLADPLVPPQITVKDFYMTDPISRASQTMAKCVKAVTEGAKAIEEPSIC, encoded by the exons ATGTTACGCCTTCCTGCTGTTCGCAAGGCCTTGGCAGGTGCCACTTACTCTGCTCAGGGATGTG TGCGCACAACAGCTACTGCAGCCAGCAACCTGATAGAGGTTTTTGTTGATGGACAACCTGTGTTGGTACCACCAGGTACCACAGTACTTCAG gCTTGTGAAAAAGTTGGGATGCAGATCCCCCGTTTTTGCTACCATGACCGATTGTCAGTGGCCGGAAACTGCAGAATGTGTCTTGTGGAGATAGAGAAGGCCCCCAAG CCAGTAGCTGCTTGTGCCATGCCAGTGATGAAGGGTTGGAACATTCTGACAAATTCTGAGAAGTCCAGGAAAGCAAG AGAAGGTGTAATGGAGTTCTTATTGGCAAACCATCCGTTGGATTGCCCCATCTGTGATCAGGGAGGGGAATGTGACCTTCAG GACCAGTCAATGATGTTTGGCAGTGATAGGAGCAGATTCCTGGAAACCAAACGTGCGGTTGAAGACAAGAATCTTGGCCCACTAGTGAAAACGATTATGACCCGGTGTATACAGTGCACCCGGTGCATCAG GTTTGCAAGTGAGATTGCAGGGGTTGATGATCTAGGAACCACAGGCAGAGGAAATGAGATGCAAGTTGGCACTTACATTGAAAAAATGTTCATGTCTGAATTATCAGGAAATATAATTGACATTTGTCCAGTCGGTGCCCTTACCTCCAAGCCGTATGCCTTTACTGCTCGACCTTGGGAGACAAG gaaGACTGAATCAATTGATGTTCTTGATGCTGTAGGGAGCAACATTGTGGTGACTACTCGAACTGGAGAAGTGATGAGGATTTTGCCGAGACTGCATGAAGAGATCAATGAAGAATGGATATCTGATAAGACAAG ATTTGCTTATGATGGCCTGAAACGACAGCGTCTCATTCAGCCAATGATAAAAAATGAAGAAGGACTATTCACTTATTCCTCTTGGGAAGATGCTTTGAGCCGCGTGGCAGGAGTG TTTCAAGGCAGCCAAGGGAATGATATAGCTGCAATTGCAGGAGGCCTGGTGGATGCAGAAGCACTGGTGTCTCTCAAAGACTTGCTGAATAGAGTTAACTCTGATAACTTGTGCACAGAAGAGGTTTTCCCTACTGCTGGAGCTGG aaCAGACCTGCGATCTAACTACCTGCTTAATACCAAGATTGCAGGAGTAGAAGAGGCTGATGTCCTACTTCTAGTTGGAACCAATCCACGCTTTGAGGCACCTTTATTCAATGCTAAAATCCGAAAGAG CTGGCTGCACAATGAGCTCCAAGTGGCCCTTGTGGGCACTCAGGTTGACCTGACATACACGTACGATCACCTAGGAGACTCCCCACAGATACTCCTGGACATTGCTTCTGGAAAACATCCTTTTAGCAAG GTTTTGAACCAAGCTAAAAAACCAATGGTAGTGGTTGGCAGTGCAGCACTTCAGCGTAATGATGGTGCTGCTCTTCATGCAGCCATTTCCGCCATTGCCCAAAATGCCAGGACACAAAGTGGAGTTGGCGCTGATTGGAAAGTCATGAACATTCTTCACAG AGTTGCAAGCCAAGTAGCTGCTCTTGATCTAGGTTACAAACCAGGAGTAGATGCAATCCGGAAGAATCCTCCCAAAGTGCTCTATCTCTTAGGGGCAGATGCAGGTTGTATCACTCGTCAGGACTTACCCAAGAATTGCTTCATCATTTATCAAG GGCATCATGGTGACATAGGAGCTCCTATGGCTGATGTTATTCTTCCAGGAGCGGCTTATACAGAGAAAGCAGCAACCTATGTGAACACTGAAGGTAGAGCTCAGCAAACCAGAGTAGCAGTAACAGCTCCTGGGATGGCAAGAGAAGACTGGAGGATTATTAGAGCAATCTCTGAG CTGGCTGGTATGACTCTTCCTTATGATAACTTGGATGAAATAAGGAACAGATTAGAAGAAGTGTCTCCAAATTTAGTTAGATACGATGATGTGGAGGAAGCTAATTACTTTAACCAAGCAAATGAGCTGTCCAAG GCAGTGAATCAGAAATTGCTTGCTGATCCGCTTGTTCCACCCCAGATCACAGTTAAAGACTTCTATATGACAG atCCTATTAGCAGAGCATCACAAACAATGGCTAAATGTGTGAAAGCTGTCACAGAGGGTGCCAAAGCGATTGAAGAACCCTCCATCTGCTAA